The segment ATCAAAGTATTGATTTTTTAGCATCTTGACTGTTCTTCTATATTtcatctaattatttttttctttctttgataAAGGAATTTAATAAGGTTTTAGATTAAGATTAACATACACACAAATAGTTGGTTAACAACCTAATCCTTAATTAAGTATAATTAAACTATAGATCAATTATTTCCTATCACATAAATCAGGCGGCTAATTTTATGGCCTCAAAATGTTATCTATATACTCCACACAAAAGCAccatgataacaataaaaacaaatggACAACAAAAAGCCAGAATATAAAGGAGGAATCATCTCTAATTTGTGTCCTCGTAAAGTCTTATTCAGCCAACACGACATGTTGGGAAAAAACAAGAAGCATGCATACAAAACAAACACGGAAGAAGATATAAGAAGTTAGACGGATCTAACCCATATACGAAATgttatgtttttgtttcctaCATCTTCCAGAAAATAACGTTCCTTTAAAAGTATGTTATTCCAAGTAGCACTTTATATGGTAGTATCAAAGTGGATTAAACCGATCTAGATATCAGTAAATAGAGAAGATGAACTTTTATTTTACCCGGTTCCGGCGAAGAAAGCGAGAGGAATCATCATCTCCCATCCATTTATTGCCATACTGcgaacagtttttttttttttgcactagTTAATCATACTTGAAGGTATAATATAATACTGTTTAGAAACAAGAGAaagatagtaaaaaaaaaaagccaattATGACCTTTCCGCAACAACCCAAAAAGTAGACGTAACCATGCGATAAGATTATATGATTGATGACTTTTTCTTCATCAGTCATCATGATAGTATAAATGAATAAGCTACCATAAACAAAATGACTTAcctgtgttaaaaaaaaaaaacaaaatgactTACCATATAGACAATGAGTCAACGGCTATTTGAGCATTTTGAAGATTTCCAGTCACTATAATCAAAATCCGATAATACCAGTTTTCCAAACtgtccaaaaacaaaacatctACCGTTAAAGACTGTGACTGGCTCATTAGACAATGTCACAAAAGCATGTATATTCATATGGTACCAAAGCATGACGCCGGAAGAAGCAGAGAGTTTGAGAAACTCCCAAAGCCCGGTGAAGGCTTCGGATGATAAGCCAGTCCAAGTGAGTGGACAGCCGCCGCAAACAGAGTAAGCCAGTGTAATAAAAACGTTGACCCACCAAGATATGCTAATCGTAGCCATAGTTCCCACGACTCCGAGTTTAAGCCCATTAACAAACAACCAACAAACCAAAAAGTGAACCACCAATGAAACCGCAGCCGAATAGGCAGTCACCTAAATAACCCCAAAAAAACGATTAGTCACAAAATTTGTTATCAAATAAAGATTTATCATAAACAAATCTAGACTCCTAAAAGCATTCATAGGTATTTTTCGTTCATTCGTTGTGTATGTCTTTTTATGATTTTagacataattattataatactaagttgatatttttttaagttgaatattttcaatttaGTTTAATCACTGCATAGAAACAAacatgtgaaaaaaaaaactgtttccaaacaaaacaacaaagcaacaaaataaatattcgcatttataacaattaaatcaaacttttagtcaaaaagaaagcaattaaatcaaaccaaacgGGTGGTAGTCCAGTGATAAAAAAATGTTGGGTCAAAACGTAATATTTTAATACTAGCATGTTCGATTTCTATCACGAATTAAGTTATCATTTGCTTAGCCATGCGATATGGAACCATGATATAGATCTCATTTAGAAAACTCGAGGTTGGAATACTCattattatcaaaaaaaaaaggattagaTCGAATTACGTACGTGGTTTTTGACTTGGCACTGGAGGAAACGTTGAAGCGGGAAAGACAAAGCGAAAGAGAAATGGAGAGGGATGGCCCAAAGGGAGACAACACCAGAAAGCTCAGCGATATCGTCTGGTTGGCCAAGAAATTTGAGAACCGGAGTTGTGAAAAGATATGTCGGTAATAATAAAAGACAACAGAAGAAGAGAACAATCCAAGAACGCTGCATATAAACTCCCAACATATGATACTTCTTTGCTCCAAATGCCTGCCCACACAACGTTTCCAACGCACTCGCCATTCCAAGCTGCACGGCGTTTATATTAATTAGGTATTATCGtattaagttaataaaacacgaaaaaaatgaaaacttaccAAGAGGCCAAGGTTGAAGCCGATGATAACGTTGTTAACGATGGATATTGCGGCTAGTTCAAGATCTCCGAGGTGACCAGCAAAAGCTTGGGTTATTACAAGCATCGAATATGACGTTAATCTACTGAACATCGCAGGACCAACGATTTGCCATAGCTTCTTTGTCTCAACCCAAACTCTCTTCTTCAATCCTCGACCATCTTCCTCCGCCGGGTTATGGCTTTTCAACAGTGACTCTAATTCCTCTCCTCCACCTCTTCCTCCCATCGTCAATcctctttttcgttttttttaactctctctcttcttatcttttggttttggatttATATTTAACAGAAAAAATGGAAGTGAAAAGAAAGGTGACTACTAGAGATAAGTAGTGTCTGAATTGGCTTTTCCAATGCATATacgttataaaacgatatgtcTACTTCTACTGTccagtatataatatatatctgaAATTTATAGCATTTTAAAATATAGCATCATAATaaatttttagattattttgGCAAAAATAAGAGTTTCCAAGGTTTGACCACACTAGATACGCCAAAAAACACAatgaattcaaaagaaaaagttaaatttaattaatgaaAATTCTGCAGTAGTCTTAAGAATTGGATTTGGTCAGATAatttaattaatgaaaaattctgCAGTAGTCTTAATAATTGGATTTGGTCAGATTTGCGATCTaatcacaatactaaaagtaAGATATTTTGAAATTCTAGGCTATCCACATCACTAAAAATATTCTTCCAATCACAACATTTTATTTTGACACGTCAGATAGGCTTGAATCTAATATCTTTTTGCCGTCTCCTTTCTTTCAACTTTCGACCTCCCCTATGTCTTCAACTCTGTCGCTTCCTTACCTTGTATTTTACAATCAAAGCATTAGCTTTGTATGTATCTACTCGCGAAACCTCAGATACTATAAATCGGAGAGGTGGAAAATGGAATCAAGCATCACCAACACGCTTTCTCAATTTATTTTCTCTCAAAAATCTAAAATCCTCTTTTGAAATACTTCCGTCTGATGCTGTCGTTGGTCGCCTCCCCTTCCTTTTCTTGGACTCGCGAAACATCAagcaaaatgaaaatttatggAATCACTCTCCTTATCCTTGCAGAAAAGGTATTGTCGTCTTATACTATCGAGCATCATATTTTTCgatcactgttttttttttttgaaagacatGATTTTACTCTTCCAACAGAATTTAGTGATCCACAGATCCATTCCTGCTATAGATGAAATTTAGAACAATGATTAGGAAGTTTGACATCTTCAATCTCTTGCAAACACGAACTCAAAACTGCCTGTTTTTTCATTTACGTTtgctaatttatattttagaaatttatatataatttcgttATTAATTGTGAAGCTCTTTATCAAATGGCAAATCTTGGCCAAATTCGTCATGTGCAAGGTTCTGACCTTAAGAACGGTGAAGCAATGACTAGACTTGTGGTCTATTTCCTCACTAGGAGTTTTGCATAAGAGGAGTAATATGTGGAAGAGAGTCAGAGTGAAAGAGAGATAATTGTTTCCCATTcggttttgtttttgtcttatAGTCTGGTCTTCTCTACAGCTCTGTCACAAACTAAAGTGTTCAATCAAGACAGGTCAGTCCCTAATTTAAACATCTTCTCATGTTTTTGGTATTTCTtacttaagaaaaatatatctgACCACTTTCCCTTCCAAAAAAGTTGGATGACTTTTTGATTTCAGTTGTGCCGTGAGATTTCAGTTTTGGGGTTTCTAAACTTGGTTGGATCTCCTAAGAAAAAGCTGTTTAGAATTGATTACGAGATATAAACCCTGCAAACAAGAAAGAGTGAAGACAATGGgcagagaagaagagaatcaaAGTCTTAagtgaaagagaaagaaaaagaaaaagttaacTTAGAGTCAAAGAAGGAGGCAACCTTGCATTACATCTCTAAAGAGTCGTTAGTCATCTTAAGAGGTTAGTTAATAATTAAACTGAGTAAGTCAAACTAGGAGATGATCAGAGAGTGGTCTGAGAAAAGTTGTTAGAACAGTGTTTTAATTGCTTGCAATATTTGTCTAAAGGCTAGAAGTATGGATTAGGTGTAAGTAAGCATGATTAAAGTCAGTTAGTTAATCTGCTATGAAGAGCAAGTATGATCTATTATAAGAATGTATGCAAGTCTGCATTTTTTTtccattgttgttgttgttgtagaaTGTGAGACAAGCAAGTGGATCATTGCAGCAAGGGAAAAGCATGATTGTGGCGGGTTTTGCTGAGGCGAAGAAGGATCATGGTTACGAACTGATTCAAAAGTTGGAAGCTGGTGTGCAAGATATGCGACAGATTGTCGAAGATTGGAAGAGAGATGTGGTTGCTCctaaagagaaagagattcTCCAATATGTTGGTGGATGAGTTTACTCAAAGGTGTAATGCatgagagataaaaaaaaaaccaatatgGTTTTGGATTAGTAAGGAAGCTGATATATTTGCTCATTTAGACCCTTCTTGATGACTGCAGCTGAGATCTTCCTGTCCTGTGGCGCTCTGCAGAATAGAAGAGGACATGGTCGATGGCTTCCCTTATGAAGTCCCTGCAGAGTATATAAACATGCATCTTATCAAGGGAAGAGCCACTGTGTACATGAATGTCAAGATCAAGGACAACCCCCAACCTTGAGGATTGTGTTTTCTGCAGTGTCCTCGATGGCTATAACGCCCCTGTTACCGCCGGAAACTTTGTGGACTTGGTGGAGCGCCATTTCTACGATGGCATGGAGATCCAGAGATGTAAGACATCAAACTTTCCCCacaatatatattcaaattatatgtaATGCAGAACAGGAGTTTGAGAATGACCAGGATCGAGCcaagtgtttttggtgctgaaAGTGAGTGAGCTGACGCCAAGCAATTCCAACATCTTGGACGGTCGTTACGCTATCTTCGGCTACGTTACTCAAAATGAAGATTTTATGGCTGTTAAAGTTGGTGATGTCATTAAGTCCATTCAAGTTGTCTCAGGTTGAGAAGAACATGTTCTTGCACAAGAGAAAACTGAAAACAGAGTATACGAATAAAAAGAAATAGACAAATCTGAATAGTTTAACAGAAGCTATCCCACTAACGACAACAAGACAAGGTTTTTTTTTGCTCTTTGGAGTTTAAGAGTTTTAATTAgccaaaagataaaaaaaaaaacatgtt is part of the Brassica rapa cultivar Chiifu-401-42 chromosome A09, CAAS_Brap_v3.01, whole genome shotgun sequence genome and harbors:
- the LOC103837573 gene encoding protein DETOXIFICATION 27 — translated: MGGRGGGEELESLLKSHNPAEEDGRGLKKRVWVETKKLWQIVGPAMFSRLTSYSMLVITQAFAGHLGDLELAAISIVNNVIIGFNLGLLLGMASALETLCGQAFGAKKYHMLGVYMQRSWIVLFFCCLLLLPTYLFTTPVLKFLGQPDDIAELSGVVSLWAIPLHFSFALSFPLQRFLQCQVKNHVTAYSAAVSLVVHFLVCWLFVNGLKLGVVGTMATISISWWVNVFITLAYSVCGGCPLTWTGLSSEAFTGLWEFLKLSASSGVMLCLENWYYRILIIVTGNLQNAQIAVDSLSICMAINGWEMMIPLAFFAGTGVRVANELGAGNGKGARFATIVSVTQSLIIGLFFGVIIMLFHNQIAWIFSSSEAVLVAVNKLSILLAFTVFLNSIQPVLSGVAVGSGWQSYVAYINLGCYYCIGLPFGFLMGWVFKFGVMGIWAGMIFGGTAVQTLILCFITLRCDWEKEAQKANARVNKWSNTIK